One genomic segment of Acinetobacter sp. C26M includes these proteins:
- a CDS encoding DASS family sodium-coupled anion symporter codes for MGFKALPTLISLFIALIIWFVIPVPAGVDPDAWHLLAMFVGVIAAIIGKAMPIGAIAIIAITLVAVTGVTNDSPSGAIQDALSSFANPLIWLIGISIMISKGLQKTGLGARLGYLFIAVWGKKTIGIGYSMVLSELILAPVTPSNTARGGGIIHPIVRAISTSYDSDPTKGTEGRMGKYLALVNYQANPITSAMFITATAPNPLVVDLVAKATNSQISLSWSTWALAMLLPGLIALITMPLIMYWMYPPEVKETPNAAQFAKTKLKEMGPVSKNEIIMLGVFGILLLLWAGIPAMIFGSAWAVDPTTTAFIGLGLLLITGVLTWEDILTQKSAWDTITWFAALVMMATYLNKLGLITWFSGVLETGIGHLGLSWMPACLLLMLAYLYAHYMFASTTAHITAMFAAFYTAGLALGAPPMLFALMMAAASSIMMTLTHYATGTSPVVFGSGYTTLGEWWKAGFVMSVVNIIIFVVIGGLWWKVLGYW; via the coding sequence ATGGGATTCAAAGCTCTCCCTACGCTGATCTCTTTATTTATTGCATTGATTATCTGGTTCGTCATTCCTGTACCCGCTGGCGTTGATCCTGATGCATGGCATTTACTGGCGATGTTCGTTGGTGTGATTGCTGCCATTATTGGTAAGGCCATGCCGATTGGTGCAATTGCGATTATTGCCATTACTTTGGTCGCTGTGACAGGTGTTACCAACGATAGCCCAAGTGGTGCAATTCAAGATGCGCTCAGCAGCTTTGCCAATCCGCTGATCTGGTTGATTGGTATTTCAATCATGATTTCTAAAGGTTTGCAAAAAACGGGATTAGGCGCACGCTTAGGCTATTTATTTATTGCGGTTTGGGGCAAGAAAACCATTGGTATCGGTTATAGCATGGTGCTGTCTGAACTGATTCTTGCACCTGTTACCCCAAGTAATACCGCACGCGGTGGCGGAATTATTCACCCGATTGTCCGTGCAATTTCCACCAGCTATGACTCTGATCCTACCAAAGGCACTGAGGGTCGTATGGGGAAATATTTAGCTTTGGTCAACTACCAAGCCAATCCAATTACTTCTGCCATGTTTATTACCGCAACTGCCCCTAACCCGTTGGTGGTTGATCTAGTGGCAAAAGCAACCAATAGTCAGATTTCACTGAGTTGGAGTACTTGGGCACTGGCGATGTTATTACCAGGCTTAATTGCCTTGATCACCATGCCGTTGATTATGTACTGGATGTATCCACCTGAAGTCAAAGAAACTCCGAATGCAGCTCAGTTTGCCAAAACTAAGTTAAAAGAAATGGGACCTGTCAGCAAAAATGAAATCATTATGCTGGGGGTATTTGGTATTTTACTGCTGTTATGGGCAGGCATCCCTGCCATGATTTTTGGCTCAGCTTGGGCGGTTGATCCCACCACGACTGCCTTTATTGGTTTAGGTTTGCTGCTAATTACTGGCGTACTGACTTGGGAAGATATCCTGACGCAAAAAAGCGCGTGGGACACCATCACTTGGTTCGCAGCTTTGGTGATGATGGCGACTTATTTAAATAAGCTCGGTTTAATCACATGGTTCTCAGGTGTACTAGAAACAGGGATTGGTCATTTGGGTCTCAGTTGGATGCCTGCCTGCTTATTACTCATGCTGGCCTATCTATATGCACATTATATGTTTGCCAGTACCACCGCACATATCACCGCCATGTTTGCAGCCTTTTATACGGCTGGACTTGCATTGGGCGCACCGCCGATGTTATTTGCCTTAATGATGGCAGCGGCTTCGAGCATCATGATGACCTTAACCCATTATGCAACGGGTACATCGCCTGTGGTATTCGGTTCGGGTTACACCACACTGGGTGAATGGTGGAAAGCTGGCTTTGTCATGAGTGTCGTCAATATCATCATCTTTGTGGTGATTGGCGGGCTTTGGTGGAAAGTGTTGGGTTATTGGTAG
- a CDS encoding ion transporter has translation MTQFSWQQLRRFVYDNLHNDDYKSTISRCVNYVLIALIIGNVAAVLLESVNEFYQLYKPYFDIFENLSIMIFSGEYLLRLWSIVEEEPQQAAWKQRIRWMKSGGAIIDLLAILPAYLNFIVPIDLRFLRVLRLVRLLKLTRYFVSLQILLRVIQREKGSFQAVIFILVIMIVMTASAIYVVENKAQPEAFSSIPQSMWWAVVTLTTVGYGDVTPVTNLGRILGAFITILGVGIAALPAGILASGLANELNMRNQRLEQEFREVLQAKGLDLLHDQVEIERIRKKVGLPKEQTHEIIMQLVREKLLEDQEQEKKQYRFCPHCGEKLSE, from the coding sequence ATGACTCAATTTTCATGGCAGCAATTAAGACGCTTTGTTTATGACAATCTGCACAATGATGACTATAAAAGTACGATTAGCCGCTGCGTAAACTATGTACTGATTGCCTTGATTATTGGCAATGTTGCTGCGGTTCTGTTGGAGTCCGTCAATGAATTTTATCAACTGTACAAGCCTTATTTTGATATCTTTGAAAATCTCTCGATCATGATTTTTAGTGGCGAATACCTGCTCAGGCTCTGGAGTATTGTTGAGGAAGAACCACAACAAGCTGCTTGGAAACAGCGGATTCGTTGGATGAAAAGTGGTGGGGCAATTATCGATTTATTGGCGATTTTGCCAGCTTATCTCAATTTTATTGTTCCGATCGATTTACGTTTCTTACGGGTCTTACGTTTGGTTCGGTTACTCAAGCTAACCCGTTATTTTGTTTCCTTGCAAATTTTATTGCGCGTTATCCAACGCGAAAAAGGCTCATTCCAAGCGGTTATTTTTATCTTGGTCATTATGATTGTAATGACGGCATCTGCGATTTATGTAGTTGAAAACAAAGCCCAGCCTGAGGCGTTTAGTTCAATACCACAATCGATGTGGTGGGCAGTAGTTACCTTAACCACAGTTGGTTATGGCGATGTGACCCCTGTGACTAACTTGGGGCGGATACTTGGTGCATTCATTACCATTCTTGGTGTCGGTATTGCTGCTTTGCCTGCGGGTATTTTGGCTTCTGGCCTTGCCAATGAATTAAATATGCGTAATCAGCGACTGGAGCAAGAGTTTAGGGAGGTACTCCAGGCCAAAGGTTTGGACCTGCTGCATGATCAAGTGGAAATTGAACGGATTCGCAAAAAGGTCGGTTTACCCAAAGAGCAGACCCATGAAATTATTATGCAATTGGTCAGGGAAAAGCTGCTTGAAGATCAGGAGCAGGAAAAGAAACAGTATCGTTTTTGTCCGCATTGTGGTGAAAAGCTCTCTGAATAA
- a CDS encoding iron chelate uptake ABC transporter family permease subunit encodes MIKRRYLILLLLPLAFISLFVGVGEMNLAGLWAGNSHDWQLFWTSRLPRLMAIIVAGAGLSVCGLIMQSLSRNRFVSPTTAGLYDCARLGVLVSIILLPSASIFVKTGFAIAVTLIGAMAFMSILATLKHRDTVFVPLVGMIFGSIISAFTTFIALQMDLLQNLAGWLQGDFSTILNGQYELIYLSVPVLILIYIFANRFVLAGLGQDFATNLGLNYKQTLFLGLLLVSVITGVVIVTVGAIPFLGLIVPNLVSLYLGDNIRRTLSHTALLGALLVLLCDVFGRVVIYPYEVSVSLVMGIVGSVIFLWLLLRRYRYAT; translated from the coding sequence ATGATTAAGCGGCGTTATCTAATTTTATTATTGCTTCCATTGGCATTTATTTCCTTATTTGTCGGTGTTGGTGAGATGAACCTTGCAGGCTTGTGGGCAGGAAATTCACATGACTGGCAGTTGTTTTGGACTAGTCGTTTACCGCGTCTTATGGCAATTATTGTGGCAGGTGCGGGGCTGAGTGTCTGTGGCTTGATTATGCAATCACTCAGCCGCAACCGCTTCGTTTCTCCAACTACCGCAGGTTTATATGACTGTGCCCGTTTAGGTGTATTGGTTTCGATTATCTTGCTGCCAAGTGCTTCTATCTTTGTCAAAACAGGTTTTGCGATTGCGGTGACACTGATCGGGGCGATGGCCTTTATGAGCATTCTGGCGACCCTCAAACATCGAGATACGGTCTTTGTTCCACTGGTGGGGATGATTTTCGGCAGTATTATCTCGGCATTTACCACCTTTATCGCCTTGCAAATGGATCTATTGCAGAACTTGGCGGGTTGGTTGCAAGGGGACTTTTCTACCATTTTAAATGGTCAATATGAGCTGATCTATCTCAGTGTTCCTGTCTTGATTCTGATTTATATCTTTGCCAATCGTTTTGTTTTGGCTGGCTTGGGACAGGATTTTGCCACCAATCTTGGACTCAATTATAAACAGACCTTATTTCTGGGTTTGCTACTGGTCTCGGTGATTACAGGTGTGGTGATTGTAACCGTTGGCGCGATTCCTTTTCTTGGGTTGATCGTACCGAATTTGGTCAGCTTATATCTAGGCGACAATATCCGTCGAACCTTATCTCATACGGCACTTCTGGGGGCTTTGCTGGTTCTACTCTGTGATGTATTTGGTAGGGTAGTGATCTATCCCTATGAAGTGTCAGTGAGTCTGGTTATGGGCATCGTTGGTAGTGTGATTTTCCTGTGGTTATTGCTCAGGAGATATCGCTATGCCACATAA
- a CDS encoding iron chelate uptake ABC transporter family permease subunit has translation MPHKTKLIVLAFLAILSIALYLGWNLGVAWQYALGLRVKTVAAIIVAGVAVGVSTLVFHTIVNNRVVTPQALGLDKLYELSKTKIIYFFGASTLLSFNFVLDYLISLVLMLSFALVLYHFIFKKVAQQNIYFLLLVGLICSTLFDNMTTFFQVLLDPDEFQIAAYAGFASFNVVKMETVGLSLLTIVPILFYSLKHYHKLDVMALGRDHALNLGLDYDKTSRLLLILVVLALASATALAGPMMFLGLLVLNITLELFKTHQHHILLVGIILVSILCLMIGQFIVLHLLNFKTTLSVIINFVGGIYFFWILLKENKKWQ, from the coding sequence ATGCCACATAAAACCAAGCTCATTGTTTTAGCCTTTTTAGCTATCCTCAGCATTGCCTTGTATCTGGGTTGGAATTTGGGAGTGGCTTGGCAATATGCACTTGGTTTGCGCGTGAAAACTGTTGCTGCAATTATTGTCGCAGGTGTCGCTGTGGGTGTATCAACTTTGGTCTTCCATACCATTGTCAATAATCGGGTCGTGACACCGCAGGCTCTAGGATTGGATAAGTTATATGAACTATCCAAGACCAAGATTATTTATTTCTTTGGTGCCAGCACCTTGCTGTCATTTAACTTTGTCTTGGATTATTTGATCAGCTTGGTGTTAATGCTGAGCTTTGCCTTGGTGTTGTACCACTTTATTTTCAAGAAAGTTGCACAGCAAAATATTTACTTCCTACTGTTGGTGGGGCTGATCTGTTCGACTTTATTCGACAACATGACCACCTTCTTTCAAGTCTTGCTCGATCCTGATGAATTTCAGATTGCAGCCTATGCTGGTTTTGCCAGTTTTAATGTGGTGAAAATGGAAACGGTTGGGCTGTCTTTGCTGACCATTGTGCCGATTCTGTTTTACAGCTTAAAGCATTATCACAAGCTCGATGTGATGGCGCTGGGGCGTGATCATGCTTTGAACTTAGGTTTGGATTATGACAAGACCAGTCGTTTGCTTCTCATTCTTGTGGTATTGGCACTTGCTTCTGCGACAGCCTTGGCAGGCCCGATGATGTTCCTTGGCTTGTTGGTCCTTAACATTACCCTTGAGCTGTTCAAGACCCATCAACATCACATCTTATTAGTCGGCATTATTCTGGTCAGTATCCTGTGTTTGATGATCGGGCAATTCATCGTATTGCATCTTTTGAATTTCAAAACCACGCTCAGTGTGATCATTAATTTTGTCGGTGGAATTTATTTCTTCTGGATATTACTGAAGGAAAATAAAAAATGGCAATAG
- a CDS encoding ATP-binding cassette domain-containing protein, giving the protein MAIELKNLSKSYQQQQVVQELSLSIAKGQFTAFIGPNGAGKSTVLSMMSRLIEADQGQVLLDGQDLSQMKSAEIAKKLAILKQSNHTELRLSIEDLVAFGRFPYSQGRLTSEDRKVIDRSITYMDLEALRHRQISELSGGQRQRAYIAMILAQDTDYILLDEPLNNLDMKHSSQIMKVLKDLAENHGKSIIVVIHDINFASVYADHIIAMKEGQLVYQGHPQQIMDERILKDIFDFHIPIQQIQQHKLGLYFIS; this is encoded by the coding sequence ATGGCAATAGAGCTAAAGAATTTAAGCAAAAGCTATCAGCAACAACAGGTGGTACAAGAGCTTTCCCTGAGTATTGCCAAAGGTCAGTTTACTGCTTTTATTGGCCCGAATGGTGCGGGCAAAAGTACCGTACTTTCGATGATGAGCCGTCTAATTGAGGCTGATCAGGGACAAGTTTTGCTGGATGGACAAGATCTAAGTCAAATGAAAAGTGCCGAGATCGCGAAAAAGCTGGCAATTTTGAAACAGTCCAACCATACCGAGTTGAGACTCAGTATTGAAGATTTGGTGGCATTTGGTCGTTTTCCCTATTCGCAAGGACGCTTAACTTCAGAAGATCGCAAAGTGATTGATCGTTCTATTACCTACATGGATTTAGAAGCATTACGACATCGCCAAATTAGTGAATTATCGGGTGGACAACGCCAACGCGCTTATATCGCCATGATTCTGGCGCAAGACACCGATTATATCTTGCTGGATGAACCTTTGAATAATCTGGACATGAAACATTCCTCTCAGATTATGAAGGTTTTAAAAGATTTAGCCGAAAATCATGGCAAATCCATCATTGTGGTAATTCATGACATTAATTTTGCCTCAGTGTATGCCGATCACATCATTGCCATGAAAGAAGGGCAACTGGTCTACCAAGGTCATCCACAACAGATAATGGATGAACGCATTCTCAAGGATATTTTTGATTTTCATATCCCGATTCAACAAATTCAACAGCACAAATTAGGTTTGTATTTTATTAGTTAG
- a CDS encoding ABC transporter substrate-binding protein → MLFKKTLPVMMLSVVLAACSNSEAPSAKQDVNTTATHDSLSFNSKAGQIRIPANLSRIAVLDTNALNTIHALGASDKVVALPKGTPLPKVLQDFNDGKYLDVGTVKEPNLEKIAASQPELILMSGRMENLMGQIKQIAPTYFVDVDYNDQFNSFKQQTLNIAEMVGKKPEAEQQLQTLEKDINALKAKTKGKTALVILVNNSKIAAYGPGSRFGNIHDLYGFTPADPSIKVGLHGMAVSHEFIAQKNPDYLFVIDRGAAITENQQGAKQVLNNKIINQTKAAQNGNIVYLDSSNWYLMNNGLDGMKDMLKEVADAVK, encoded by the coding sequence ATGCTTTTCAAAAAAACATTGCCAGTCATGATGCTGAGTGTGGTCTTGGCTGCATGTAGTAATTCCGAAGCACCTTCTGCAAAACAGGACGTAAATACCACTGCCACGCATGACAGTTTGAGTTTTAATAGCAAGGCTGGCCAGATTCGCATTCCAGCTAATTTGTCTCGGATTGCAGTACTGGATACCAATGCGCTGAATACGATTCATGCCTTGGGGGCGAGTGATAAAGTGGTCGCTTTGCCAAAAGGCACACCTTTACCGAAAGTTCTGCAAGATTTTAACGATGGTAAATATCTTGATGTCGGTACAGTCAAAGAGCCGAATCTGGAAAAAATTGCGGCCAGTCAGCCTGAGCTGATTCTCATGAGTGGCCGTATGGAAAATCTGATGGGCCAGATTAAACAGATTGCGCCGACTTATTTTGTTGATGTGGATTACAACGATCAGTTTAATTCCTTTAAACAGCAAACCCTAAATATCGCTGAAATGGTGGGTAAAAAGCCAGAAGCTGAGCAGCAGTTGCAAACTTTAGAAAAAGACATTAACGCATTAAAAGCCAAAACCAAAGGTAAAACAGCATTGGTGATTTTGGTGAATAACAGCAAAATTGCAGCTTATGGTCCAGGGTCTCGTTTTGGTAATATTCATGATCTATATGGTTTTACTCCAGCAGATCCTTCAATCAAAGTCGGCTTGCATGGTATGGCGGTGTCGCATGAATTTATCGCTCAGAAAAATCCAGATTATTTATTTGTGATTGACCGTGGAGCAGCGATTACTGAAAATCAGCAGGGCGCCAAGCAGGTATTAAATAATAAGATTATCAATCAGACCAAAGCAGCTCAAAATGGCAATATTGTTTATCTGGATTCAAGTAACTGGTATTTGATGAACAATGGTCTAGATGGTATGAAGGACATGTTGAAAGAAGTGGCAGATGCTGTGAAGTAA
- a CDS encoding DUF2238 domain-containing protein, translated as MRISLLYLGTAILAILLLISGIQPFDRTTWWLEVIPVLIAVPLLFATYKTFPLTHLLYGLIFLHAIVLIVGGAYSYARVPLGFEMAQWFGLERNPYDKIGHFMQGFVPAIAAREILIRNHILSKGKMLSSIVICIVLAISASYELIEWAAALSLGQGAEEFLGTQGDEWDTQSDMFFALIGSITALLLFSRWHDRQIAKIIE; from the coding sequence ATGCGTATTTCTTTACTGTATTTGGGTACAGCGATTTTAGCCATTTTGCTGCTGATTTCTGGAATTCAGCCTTTCGATCGAACCACGTGGTGGCTTGAAGTGATACCCGTATTGATCGCAGTCCCGTTATTATTTGCCACTTATAAAACTTTTCCGCTCACTCATTTGTTATATGGACTGATTTTTTTGCATGCCATCGTGCTGATTGTAGGTGGGGCGTATAGCTATGCACGCGTGCCTTTGGGTTTTGAGATGGCACAATGGTTTGGTTTAGAACGGAATCCTTATGACAAAATTGGACATTTTATGCAGGGCTTTGTACCTGCCATAGCTGCGCGTGAAATCCTGATTCGCAATCATATTTTAAGCAAAGGTAAAATGCTCAGTTCTATTGTGATCTGTATTGTATTGGCAATCAGTGCCAGTTATGAATTGATTGAATGGGCGGCTGCATTGTCTTTGGGGCAAGGGGCAGAAGAGTTTTTGGGTACACAAGGGGATGAGTGGGATACTCAGTCAGATATGTTCTTTGCCTTGATTGGGTCGATCACAGCCTTATTGTTATTCTCTCGATGGCATGATCGACAAATTGCAAAGATTATTGAATAA
- a CDS encoding MFS transporter, with the protein MSSPSSPLDSTPSHNYSLFLVIFSLAVGSFCIGTTEFVAMGLIQEIATDLNVSVPHAGYFISAYALGVMVGAPIIAILGAKVPRKMLLLSLMLFYGLANAATAFATTPEAMLLSRFIAGFPHGAYFGVAALVAAELAGKQRRATAIAQVMMGLTIANVIGVPIATWLGQQFGWKSGFEFSAVIAFITLIGVSLFVPNIPLQKTASIKAEMAGLKNINMWLTLAVGAIGFGGMFSVYSYVSPILTEYTHADIRVVPVALAIWGVGMVIGGLVAGWLADKNLFKTIIGILISSALAFVAASFMMSNLYTAITALFLIGFTVIGLGGALQTHLMDIAGDAQTLAASLNHSAFNLANALGAFLGGWVLSHNMGWLAPIWVGFVLSLGGLAILLIALAYAKYSQKNESVVS; encoded by the coding sequence ATGTCCTCGCCAAGCTCTCCCTTAGATTCCACACCCTCACACAACTATTCTTTATTTCTGGTTATTTTCTCCCTTGCTGTTGGTAGTTTCTGTATCGGCACCACCGAATTTGTGGCGATGGGACTAATCCAGGAAATTGCCACCGATTTAAATGTCAGTGTGCCGCATGCAGGCTATTTCATCAGTGCCTATGCACTCGGTGTTATGGTGGGTGCGCCGATTATTGCGATTTTAGGGGCAAAAGTACCACGAAAGATGCTATTGCTCAGCTTGATGCTTTTTTATGGTTTGGCCAATGCAGCAACCGCGTTTGCAACCACACCAGAAGCTATGTTGCTGTCTCGCTTTATTGCCGGTTTTCCGCACGGTGCTTACTTTGGTGTAGCAGCATTGGTTGCGGCTGAACTGGCTGGCAAACAGCGTCGTGCCACTGCGATTGCACAGGTCATGATGGGTTTAACAATTGCCAATGTTATTGGCGTACCGATTGCCACATGGCTGGGTCAACAATTTGGCTGGAAATCAGGTTTTGAGTTTTCTGCGGTGATTGCGTTTATTACCCTGATCGGTGTCAGCCTATTTGTTCCCAATATCCCATTACAGAAAACTGCCAGTATCAAAGCGGAGATGGCGGGTTTAAAAAATATCAATATGTGGCTCACCCTCGCCGTTGGTGCCATTGGCTTTGGTGGCATGTTCTCGGTGTATAGTTATGTCTCACCAATCCTAACCGAATATACCCATGCCGATATCCGCGTGGTGCCTGTGGCCCTCGCGATTTGGGGTGTTGGTATGGTGATTGGTGGCTTAGTTGCCGGCTGGTTGGCAGACAAAAATCTATTTAAAACCATTATTGGCATCCTAATCAGTTCTGCACTCGCCTTTGTTGCGGCCAGTTTTATGATGTCCAATCTCTATACCGCAATTACAGCCCTATTCCTGATTGGGTTTACCGTGATTGGTCTAGGCGGTGCCTTGCAAACCCATTTGATGGATATCGCAGGTGATGCACAAACTTTGGCAGCCTCACTGAATCATTCAGCTTTCAACTTAGCCAATGCGCTCGGTGCATTCTTAGGCGGATGGGTTCTCAGCCACAATATGGGGTGGCTAGCGCCGATCTGGGTTGGTTTTGTATTAAGCTTAGGTGGCTTAGCAATTCTATTGATTGCACTGGCGTATGCCAAATACTCACAAAAAAATGAATCTGTGGTGTCTTAA
- a CDS encoding DUF4198 domain-containing protein, whose product MKKLLISSLVVVSGYSFAHEPYVAPLAYTTEQTQVAIISGYAEEALQSEYALKDAKFEITSPNHTKTTIEPDSKLGSATVFDLKLPEAGTYTVKTSASYPLKYVQDQKEWKMFFDMPADKAPAKAERDFVIPSDLKAKKFTPVEITREWTFLTYVSKEKSTPVQASTASIQVEFLTHPSELKANQTVKIKVSKANQALTNANVVIRAKGATDKQGISFKTAADGSADLVFAKAGEYLIEVSEAVDAKQKPSNQFYSIISVAVN is encoded by the coding sequence GTGAAAAAATTATTAATCAGTTCATTGGTTGTAGTGTCAGGTTATAGCTTTGCTCATGAACCCTATGTTGCACCGCTTGCATATACAACGGAACAAACCCAAGTTGCAATAATCTCGGGTTATGCAGAAGAAGCTTTACAGAGTGAATATGCATTAAAAGATGCGAAGTTTGAAATTACGTCACCAAATCATACTAAAACCACAATTGAGCCAGATTCTAAGCTCGGTTCGGCAACAGTATTTGACTTGAAATTGCCTGAAGCAGGGACTTATACGGTCAAAACCAGTGCCAGTTATCCATTGAAATATGTGCAAGATCAAAAAGAATGGAAAATGTTCTTTGATATGCCAGCAGACAAAGCACCTGCCAAAGCTGAGCGTGATTTTGTCATCCCTTCGGATTTAAAAGCGAAAAAATTTACACCTGTCGAAATTACCCGTGAATGGACATTTTTGACTTATGTGTCTAAAGAAAAGAGCACGCCAGTGCAGGCAAGCACAGCATCGATTCAAGTTGAGTTTTTAACCCATCCAAGTGAGCTAAAGGCCAATCAAACGGTGAAGATTAAGGTATCGAAAGCCAATCAAGCATTGACCAATGCCAATGTGGTCATTCGTGCTAAAGGTGCAACAGATAAGCAAGGCATAAGCTTTAAGACTGCTGCAGATGGTAGTGCTGATTTAGTTTTTGCTAAAGCAGGCGAATACCTGATTGAAGTTAGCGAAGCGGTCGATGCAAAGCAAAAGCCAAGCAATCAGTTCTATAGCATTATCAGTGTTGCTGTAAATTAA
- a CDS encoding epoxyqueuosine reductase QueH, with amino-acid sequence MPTMTHQSQKTLERQTLSLPEGHDKLLLHSCCAPCSGEVMETLIESGIDFSIFFYNPNIHPVKEYLIRKEENIRFAEKHNIPFIDCDYDTDNWFARAKGMENEPEKGIRCTMCFDMRFERTALYAYENGFSLISSSLGISRWKNMQQINDCGLRAAAHYPDIQYWDYNWRKHGGAVRMLEISKREEFYQQEYCGCVYSLRDSNRWRMSNGRDRIKLGVKFYSNAMDDESNQ; translated from the coding sequence ATGCCTACGATGACCCATCAAAGTCAAAAGACACTTGAACGCCAAACACTCAGCCTCCCTGAAGGACACGACAAACTGTTGCTGCATTCATGCTGTGCCCCATGTTCAGGTGAGGTGATGGAAACCTTGATTGAGTCAGGCATCGACTTTTCAATTTTTTTCTATAATCCCAATATCCATCCAGTCAAAGAATATCTAATCCGTAAAGAGGAAAATATTCGCTTTGCCGAGAAGCATAATATTCCATTTATCGATTGTGACTATGACACAGATAACTGGTTTGCACGTGCCAAAGGCATGGAAAATGAGCCTGAAAAAGGTATTCGCTGCACCATGTGTTTTGATATGCGCTTTGAACGCACAGCACTATATGCCTATGAGAATGGCTTTAGCTTGATCAGCAGTTCACTGGGTATTTCACGTTGGAAGAATATGCAGCAAATCAATGACTGTGGTCTACGTGCTGCTGCACATTATCCTGATATTCAATATTGGGACTATAACTGGCGTAAACATGGTGGTGCGGTACGCATGCTAGAAATCAGCAAACGCGAAGAGTTCTATCAACAGGAATATTGTGGTTGTGTTTATTCGCTTAGAGATAGTAATCGATGGCGTATGAGCAATGGTCGTGATCGAATTAAATTGGGCGTTAAATTTTATAGTAATGCCATGGATGATGAGTCAAATCAATAA
- a CDS encoding LysR family transcriptional regulator, whose product MLELRHLKTLIALREHGSLVSAATDLCLTPSAISHQLKELDHWYGVEVVNRRSRPVSFSNVGERLLKLADDVLPQVQIAQTDITRIVHGQTGRIIFSSECHSCFDWLMPLLNQYRLQYPDVDLDFAAGFESNPHELLQNAEFDLLITADPIALKGIEYFPIFEYESRLVLSNTHPLVRADHVSVQDLAEETLITYPVDKHRLDIMAHLFIPENIQPKHIRTTDLTQMLIQLVASGRGIAALPDWVVNEYEQKGWVVSRRLDCVSPQGLRRKLYAGYRAEDKEKNYFEGFIKQLEKFSKLRTVYYEE is encoded by the coding sequence ATGCTAGAACTTCGTCATTTAAAAACTTTAATTGCTTTAAGAGAACACGGTTCATTGGTCTCTGCTGCAACAGATCTATGTCTTACCCCATCTGCAATTTCACATCAATTAAAAGAATTGGATCACTGGTATGGGGTAGAGGTTGTAAATCGTCGTAGCCGCCCTGTGAGTTTTTCCAATGTGGGGGAACGTTTACTTAAACTGGCAGATGATGTATTGCCTCAGGTGCAAATTGCGCAAACCGATATTACGCGTATTGTGCATGGGCAAACTGGGCGAATTATTTTCTCATCTGAATGCCATAGCTGCTTTGATTGGTTGATGCCGTTACTCAATCAATATCGTCTGCAATATCCTGACGTAGATTTGGATTTCGCTGCGGGCTTTGAGTCTAACCCTCATGAACTCTTGCAAAATGCTGAGTTTGATCTATTGATTACGGCTGATCCAATTGCATTAAAAGGGATTGAGTATTTCCCGATCTTTGAATATGAGTCACGTTTGGTGCTATCGAATACCCATCCTTTGGTACGTGCCGATCATGTTTCAGTACAAGACTTAGCTGAAGAAACCTTGATTACCTATCCTGTTGATAAACATCGCTTGGATATCATGGCGCATTTATTTATCCCTGAAAATATTCAACCCAAGCATATTCGGACCACTGATTTGACTCAGATGTTGATCCAATTGGTGGCAAGTGGACGCGGTATAGCCGCTTTGCCAGATTGGGTGGTAAATGAGTATGAGCAAAAAGGCTGGGTGGTGAGCCGCCGTTTGGACTGTGTTTCACCTCAAGGTTTAAGACGCAAGTTATATGCAGGTTATCGTGCCGAAGACAAAGAAAAGAATTATTTTGAAGGTTTTATTAAGCAACTGGAGAAATTTTCAAAGTTACGTACAGTCTATTATGAAGAATAA